The segment TATACGTAGCTACATTTGCAGAGTTTTTGAGTGACCAACTTGTTATACCACCTGATACTGATGGACATCTTGCAAATTACCTACGCAATAGATATGCTGCATTGTTATGGAGATACGGCAGTGACAAGGTCAATGGTGGATACATAAGTGACAATGACGATCCACCAAAGCCTAAGGGTCAATTCACAACACCAACTGAAGATGACATTGTTAACATAGATTAGTAATTAGCTGGGACAGGATGAACAAGTTTATATGTTGTTTTGTGTTGAAGACAATTATCTTTTGTGTTTTTCTAAAAGCTTATTGgtattacaatattttattagttatgaATGTTATGTTTTTTCAAGTTATTGTTTTAGAAACAGTTGTTGCTTTACAAATTTTTTAGTGTTTCAGTTTAAGTAATTTTGACAGCTAATTTacaaaatgaagtatatgacaCTTAAGTTCTAATGTGTATGATACATTATTAAGTATTTTTCACTTATacaaatgatgtatatgatacattaaagtataatatatacatgaaaaaatattGCAGTTATATATTTAGCAACTTgaattatatgaatgtatatgatacatcatatacataaACAAACTTAACCCTGATTAATATTACAGTGAAACGCACCACTAGAATGTACTATATCAAAATTACAGTTCATAAGGCTGTACACACTAAACATGTCGTACACATTTGAACAAGTCAAGTTTTGGGACACTAGAATAACTCATGATGGAGTATACAcgaaaaatataacatatttttcacTCAAATGaatgtatctgatacataaATTACACAAATAAACTCAGCTTGAATTACTGTAAAACTGAAACCCAAACACTgttgaatataatatatcaaatttataaCTCATAAGTATGTATACACGAATCATATAGTAAACAATTgaacaaatcaatttttttgtacaCTTGAATATctcaaaatacaatatacacGGAACATATAACATCTATTCAATAATATTCATGTATACGATACATCACATACACAAACAAACTCCTATATCATTACTGTTACATTGAAAACGCACCACTGTTGaatctatttatttataaaatttggaGTTTAAATTTGGCACATAATTAAACTGCAAAGTCATATATTTGAACATCAAATTAAGTTGTGACCAATACACTTTATTTAgtcaaaattataaagaaaaaaatggatagAAGTACCATGAACACTAATGTCCTctttttaaaacattctttCAATTCTCTTTAGGGAAGAAAGTACAAGTTCTCCTGTTATGTCCTTCTTGTCCACACTGCCCACAATAATTATTGTTCACTGTTATTTTCTCATCCGCATTTTTCTTTCTTCGCTTTCTTGGTCGTCCAGCCAACCTTCTGTACCTAGGTGGCCGGACAATTTCATCTAAAACATATTCTGGAACGTTCCAATCATCCTTATCTGGCATTGGAACCATTACAACCTCGTACGTTTTTTCTAATGCATACGGCTTGTAGTAATCAGAGCAATATGGGTGCAAATTGGTAACATTCTTGTGCTTCAAAACTGCAATTGCGTGTGCGCAAGGTATCTCATCATGTTGAAACCTTCCACATGTGCAAGTTTTCCTCTCAAGGCATACAATGTATCTTTTTCCGGCTTCATGAACTGTGAAAATATATTCTGATGATGGAACAACCTAAAAATTTAAGAAGTTAGTGATACATTACGtaatatacaatttatatatcattttaaaaaaaacaattaacatTGAAAATTAGTTTGTATCTGATACATAAAACAGAAAGTCAATGAAATTGATAAATACCTTCATCTTTGAACTTTTAGATGCGTTTACAATCAATATCTCCTCAAATCTTCGGCCCAATGTGTCCTTTGTATATGACgctatttctctatttttatagTTCCAACTACCAAATAAAAGTCTAGCTTCCTCCAAGAAGTCTATTATAGTTAACTTACGTGCATCGACAAGGCATCCATTGATACACTCAGCGATGTTCGAAGTCATCATTCTACCTCTGTTTATGGTTGAATGAACTCTTGACCACTTCTCATAACCAGCTTCTTCAAGGTAATCCTTCACCCTATGATCAACCTTCACAACCTTagccattaatttatcaaaatcttCCTTCCTGTATGCTTTTGCCATTGAGTAAAATATATCACTTAGTGTTTTTTTACTCCTTTTGAAGCTTGAACATACATTCTTCCAAAGATGCCATATGCATGCACAATGAGGTACGTTTGGGTATACAATGCTTACACTCTTTATGATACTTTCATTTCTATCCGATACAATACACATGTTTTCACGCTCACCAaatgcatttttgaaattttcgaAGAACCATGTCCACGAACAGTCATTTTCAGTGTCTACAACACCATATGCCAATGGCAATATGCATCCTAATTACAAAGAATATCACATTTAATTTCCCGATACACAATGTTTAcactaatataatataagttatACATTACATCAGAATTATAACACTCATACCTGCACCATcgagtgtgcttgctgatacaaaAGTACCCTTGTAAGCCCCGCCAAGATGTGCAGCGTCCACTACAACTACAGGCCTGCAGTAGTCGAACCCTCTTATCAACGGTCTTAGGGCTATGAACAGATACATGAATTTATTATCTTCCGTCTTTTGCAtccttatatatgaatttggATACACTTTATTTAGCATCCATATGTATCTCGGCATCTGTTTATATCCTTCTGATGGCTTACCCTTGAGCATTTCTAGTGCACGTTCTCTAGCACGCCATGCTTGTTGGTACGATATCTCAACCCCATACAATTCTCTAATATCTTCAATTACATCCCGAGGTGTATGGATTCTTTTATGATTTACCAATTTAGGGGCAGTCACACCACTAATAAATCCAATTGTTGCTTGTACTTTTGTTAGTATCCTATCCCGCATCGGACAAGTATGTTCACTATTGAAATATCTCACTTTGAATACATCAGATTTTTTCCTGCAAGATGATTTTAATGTCCATCCACATTGGTCGCTGAAGCAAACCAACACATAGCTGTCCAAAATTTTTAAGTGGTTTAATTCATATAAGAAAAGCAATGCTATAAATATAACAACAAGATATAGACTGTTTTGAATTATGTATCAGAtacaatataaatcaatataaaCAGAGAAAAACAAACAGATCATTGAGTAAGCATTGAAATACCTTTTCTTATCCGATCTTTTCACTCGAAAATTGaagttgttctttattttatatttagccATTACAGCAACGAGTGTATCTTTGTCCT is part of the Solanum pennellii chromosome 8, SPENNV200 genome and harbors:
- the LOC107028262 gene encoding protein FAR-RED IMPAIRED RESPONSE 1-like; this translates as MAKYKIKNNFNFRVKRSDKKRPVVVVDAAHLGGAYKGTFVSASTLDGAGCILPLAYGVVDTENDCSWTWFFENFKNAFGERENMCIVSDRNESIIKSVSIVYPNVPHCACIWHLWKNVCSSFKRSKKTLSDIFYSMAKAYRKEDFDKLMAKVVKVDHRVKDYLEEAGYEKWSRVHSTINRGRMMTSNIAECINGCLVDARKLTIIDFLEEARLLFGSWNYKNREIASYTKDTLGRRFEEILIVNASKSSKMKVFINFIDFLFYVVPSSEYIFTVHEAGKRYIVCLERKTCTCGRFQHDEIPCAHAIAVLKHKNVTNLHPYCSDYYKPYALEKTYEVVMVPMPDKDDWNVPEYVLDEIVRPPRYRRLAGRPRKRRKKNADEKITVNNNYCGQCGQEGHNRRTCTFFPKEN